From a region of the Corallococcus coralloides DSM 2259 genome:
- a CDS encoding SDR family oxidoreductase, which yields MIVVTGATGRLGRFVIEGLLKQVPANQVAVVVRNPDKAAEWAARGVHVRKADYSRPETWDGVFSLGDTVLLISSSEVGQRRKQHQTVVDAAKKAGVGLLAYTSILHADTSRMVLAPEHLFTEEAIRASGLPFVFLRHSWYLENYTESAKRTLEQGVLRGCAKDGRVAPATRQDYADAAVAVLTGTGHEHQVYELAGDTGFTLAEYAAELSRQSGRTVTYQDLPPADFAAALQQAGLPKGYADVLANSDEGIARGDLNDTSRTLSRLVGRPTTTLAEELAIMLKGA from the coding sequence ATGATCGTCGTCACGGGAGCCACGGGCCGGTTGGGCCGTTTCGTCATCGAGGGCCTGTTGAAGCAGGTCCCCGCGAACCAGGTCGCGGTCGTGGTGCGCAATCCGGACAAGGCCGCGGAGTGGGCCGCGCGCGGCGTGCACGTTCGCAAGGCGGACTACAGCCGCCCGGAGACGTGGGACGGCGTGTTCTCCCTCGGAGACACGGTGCTGCTCATCTCCTCCAGCGAGGTGGGCCAGCGGCGCAAGCAGCACCAGACCGTGGTGGACGCGGCGAAGAAGGCCGGCGTGGGGCTGCTGGCCTATACGAGCATCCTGCACGCGGACACGTCGCGCATGGTGCTGGCTCCGGAGCACCTGTTCACGGAGGAGGCCATCCGCGCGTCAGGGCTTCCGTTCGTGTTCCTGCGGCACAGCTGGTACCTGGAGAACTACACGGAGTCCGCGAAGCGCACGCTGGAGCAGGGCGTGCTCCGGGGCTGCGCGAAGGACGGCCGTGTCGCTCCCGCCACCCGCCAGGACTACGCGGACGCCGCCGTCGCGGTGCTCACCGGCACGGGCCACGAGCACCAGGTGTACGAGCTCGCGGGCGACACCGGCTTCACGCTGGCGGAGTACGCGGCGGAGCTGTCACGCCAGTCCGGCAGGACGGTGACGTACCAGGACCTGCCACCCGCCGACTTCGCCGCCGCGCTCCAGCAGGCGGGGCTGCCCAAGGGCTACGCCGATGTGCTGGCGAACTCCGACGAAGGCATCGCCCGGGGTGACCTGAACGACACGAGCCGCACGCTGAGCCGCCTCGTCGGCCGCCCCACCACGACGCTGGCGGAGGAACTGGCCATCATGCTCAAGGGGGCGTGA